In Populus trichocarpa isolate Nisqually-1 chromosome 12, P.trichocarpa_v4.1, whole genome shotgun sequence, a genomic segment contains:
- the LOC7483467 gene encoding uncharacterized protein LOC7483467, whose translation MGGSRWLRPEVYPLFAAVGVAVGICGFQLARNICINPEVRVTKQNRAAGVLDNFSEGEKYSEHGLRKLVRNRSPQIMPSINNFFTDPKLN comes from the exons ATGGGTGGGAGTCGATGGCTGAGGCCTGAG GTGTATCCTCTCTTCGCTGCTGTTGGAGTAGCGGTTGGGATCTGTGGATTTCAGTTGGCCCGTAACATCTGCATCAACCCTGAAGTCAG GGTAACGAAGCAGAACAGAGCTGCTGGAGTTTTGGACAACTTTTCAGAGGGAGAAAAGTATTCTGAGCATGGTCTAAGGAAACTTGTGCGCAACAGGTCTCCTCAAATCATGCCATCCATCAACAACTTCTTCACAGACCCAAAACTGAACTGA